A genome region from Thalassotalea euphylliae includes the following:
- the tuf gene encoding elongation factor Tu produces the protein MAKEKFERSKPHVNVGTIGHVDHGKTTLTAAISAVLTKTHGGEVRDFAQIDNAPEERERGITINTSHIEYDTETRHYAHVDCPGHADYVKNMITGAAQMDGAILVCAATDGPMPQTREHILLSRQVGVPYIIVFLNKCDMVDDEELLELVEMEVRELLSEYDFPGDDLPVIQGSALGALNGEAQWEEKILELANQLDTYIPEPERAIDGDFILPIEDVFSIQGRGTVVTGRVERGIITVGDDVEIVGIKETTTTTCTGVEMFRKLLDEGRAGENCGVLLRGTKRDEVQRGQVLAKPGSITPHTKFESEVYVLTKDEGGRHTPFFKGYRPQFYFRTTDITGAVELPEGVEMVMPGDNLKFVVELINPIAMDEGLRFAIREGGRTVGAGVVSKIID, from the coding sequence ATGGCTAAAGAAAAATTTGAACGTTCGAAACCGCACGTAAACGTTGGTACTATCGGCCACGTTGACCACGGTAAAACTACTTTAACAGCTGCTATCTCTGCAGTATTAACAAAAACTCACGGTGGTGAAGTTCGTGATTTCGCTCAAATCGATAACGCTCCAGAAGAGCGTGAGCGTGGTATTACAATCAATACTTCTCACATCGAGTACGACACAGAAACACGTCACTACGCACACGTAGACTGTCCAGGTCACGCCGATTATGTTAAAAACATGATCACTGGTGCTGCTCAAATGGACGGTGCAATCTTAGTATGTGCTGCTACTGACGGTCCTATGCCACAAACACGTGAGCACATCCTTCTTTCTCGCCAAGTAGGTGTACCTTACATCATCGTATTCTTAAACAAGTGTGACATGGTAGACGACGAAGAGCTACTTGAGCTTGTAGAGATGGAAGTTCGTGAACTTCTTTCAGAATACGACTTCCCAGGTGACGACTTACCAGTAATCCAAGGTTCTGCATTAGGCGCACTTAACGGTGAAGCACAATGGGAAGAGAAAATCCTTGAGCTTGCTAACCAGTTAGACACTTACATTCCAGAGCCAGAGCGTGCAATCGACGGTGACTTCATCTTACCAATCGAAGACGTATTCTCAATCCAAGGTCGTGGTACTGTAGTAACAGGTCGTGTTGAGCGTGGTATCATCACAGTAGGTGACGACGTAGAAATCGTAGGTATCAAAGAAACTACGACGACTACTTGTACTGGTGTTGAAATGTTCCGTAAGCTTCTAGACGAAGGTCGTGCGGGTGAGAACTGTGGTGTTCTTCTTCGTGGTACTAAGCGTGATGAAGTACAACGTGGTCAGGTACTAGCTAAGCCTGGTTCAATCACTCCACACACTAAGTTCGAGTCTGAAGTTTACGTATTAACTAAAGACGAAGGTGGCCGTCACACGCCATTCTTCAAAGGCTACCGTCCACAGTTCTACTTCCGTACAACTGACATCACTGGTGCTGTAGAGCTTCCAGAAGGTGTAGAAATGGTAATGCCTGGCGACAACTTGAAGTTTGTTGTTGAGCTAATCAACCCAATCGCGATGGACGAAGGTTTACGCTTCGCTATCCGTGAAGGTGGCCGCACAGTAGGTGCTGGTGTTGTATCTAAAATCATCGACTAA